The following nucleotide sequence is from Triticum dicoccoides isolate Atlit2015 ecotype Zavitan chromosome 7B, WEW_v2.0, whole genome shotgun sequence.
AAATATGATCTTGGGTAACTAAACTTATTAATCAAATCAAATTGATCATTGTTCCCTAACATGTGGTTTGGCATCAATCTTGATTAAGTTCTTTGCCTCGTCACGGTGCTTTGAAGTGACTTGGTACTGCCAATGTGACAAAGGCACACCAAGGAAGCACATGGACAGTAAAATTTGCATATAAACTCCTTTATTTATTCACCCTTCACGTTTTTCTTTCTTGTTATTATTCACCTCCAATGTTATTATTCATTCACCTTACCGTTGTTCTGTTAGTATCTGTTCGACAAAGGCACACCAAGGAAGCACATTCGATAAGCATTTCTTTGCCTCTGATTTATGAATTATATTAGTTGATCTTTGGCCGAATATCTACGAAACATCCAGATGGGTTTCCCTGAATTATGACTCATTGCTCTTATGAGAAATGCCCAATCAAGTTCAGTTTTAGTTTACTAATACTTTCCCCTCTGACAGGTAGAGCTGAATGAATTGCTGACATAATTTTCAGCCAAatcttgctgctgctgctcttgcaTGTGGTATGTTTTCCTAGACCATTATACACACTTAATTTGAACCCAGGAAAGATATCCTGTGacttcaaaaaggaaaaaaaaatcatgATGAATTAGTGCTCAAACCAAAGGATTATTGCATAAGTGGAGCACAATGGATGAATACTTACTAGAAGACATGTAATAGCTACAAGGCATGATTGATGTCTAGCTACACCATCTAGAGTTACACAATGCTGAAACAATTAGCATTggtgaaaagtaaaaaaaataatatCATTTTGAAACTGCAGCCTATCAGAATATCACTCTATCTCAAGATTAGCACCACCTGGCAACAGAGTGCTCCCGTCGACCGAAGAGGTCAATGGCGATGAACGGTTGGAGCTTGTAAGAGCAGGTAGAGTGTCGACCTCAACCACGCCCTCCAGCATCTGCACCACCTGGTGCATTGTCGGACGGAGCGAAGGATTCTGCTCAATGCACCAGAGTGCAACACGCATGAACCTCTCCACTTTGACCAAATCCTCAATGTTGTTGTCATCATTATGCAACAAAACCTCAATTTTTCCATGACAGACCAACTGACCAGCCCACCAAAACAGTGTGACTGAATCGTCACCATCCAGCCCGGTCACAGGCTCCTGGCACTTCCGGCAGCATATCATCTCTAGTAGCACAACGCCGAAGCTGTAAACATCAACCTTGGTGTCAATGCGCCTATCACTTTGGAACCACTCGGGGGCAATATAGCCCCTTGTGCCCCTGATGTTAGTCACCGTGGTGTGCATCTGCTGGTCACTAAGAAGCTTTGCGATCCCAAAATCAGTAATCTTTGGATTTTTCTTGTCATCTAACAATATATTGTCAGGCTTGATGTCACAATGGATGATTGGATAATTGCATCCTTCGTGTAAGTACTCTAGGCCCTTGGCAATCCCAAGTGCTGCCTCAGCACGCCAACTCCACATCGGTCGCTGAGGCTGGAAAAGGAAGCTCCGGAGGGAACCACCTGGCATGAACTCGAACACCAACATCCGTTGCTCCTGCTCTTTGCAGTAACCAACCATTCGGACTAGGTTCCTGTGGTGGATCTGGCCGATGGACTGTACCTCATTCGTGAACTCCCTCTCGCTGTAATCATTGGAGCTGATGAGCTTCTTCACTGCTATGTCAGGGGAGTGTAGTGACTTAAACTTCCCATGGTAGACCTCGCCAAAGCCGCCTCTGCCTAGCAACTTACAAAAGCCATTGGTGGCTTTGTAAAGCTCTTTTGCAGTGTAAGCCCTCACAAAGTCATGGTTGGCATTCTTCTTCCTAAGGTACCAATGTAACATGAGACTACTTATTGTGGATAGCAATAGGAACGCCGAGCAACCGAGTAATACATAAGGCAATATCCTTCTCGGTGGCGCCGGCACCGAGGGGCTGCTCGTCCGCACCTTGATCAATGCCTTCATGACAATGTCTCCTCCTTGCCGTCCAAATCCTGCCAATGACACCATCTTGGCACAATAACTGCCATCATACATAGcagcggcgcagaggcagtcctttaGGCAAGAGTCTGCACACTGGTCCTCTGTGGTGTGCGAATATCCTTCATATGGCGAGTTTCCCCAAGTGGTGTTTGGGAGCTTGACAACCCCAAACTCGGCAGAGCGGTTCTTCCCGTCACAACTCTGCGGCATGAACCCCTGTGTGCAGCCCATGTACGTGAGCTGAGAATCGACATAGGAGTAGCTGCTTGGGCACTCACAATCGAGCCGGTCGTTAGGACCATACACACAGTATGAGTTGGGGCCACACAAACCTTGCAGAGAGGTTTTTATCTTGCAACCTTCGGTTGGGAACTGTCCCGTGACTGCCCACGACAAGTTGCTCCTTGCCATGGCATTCTTCGGTCGGGTGTACATGCGGAAGATGCCATCCGGATCGAGTGATGCGTGCTGGTGGTAACCAAACCTAGACTTTGGATGCGGGGGTATCAGGTCAACCACAGTGCTGTCATTGCTCTGATAGTACAGATGGCCTGATGAGTCGAAGAAAATAGTCATGTTGCCGACCTGGTTGCCTGGCAGGTAGGTGTTAGTGCTCCAATATGCGTTGTGCGAATCCAGGTTGCCGGTGGCGAGGTTCGTGAGGTACAAGACGATGTTACCATCGCCTTGCACCTGCAGGCTGTAGCGGCCGGGGAAGAAGACCATGTCGGAGCGCCTGGACAGAAGAGCCTTTCCAGAGCCCAAGGATTGACCCGGGAGGAGTGTGTCAGTTGGGTGCTGGAAGCTCTCCCAGGTGATGGGCATTCCCCCGGTGGCAAGTAACTGGAGGTTGCCTGAGTCTTGCAGCACGAGAATTGAGCCAGCTTGTAGGCTAGGGTATGGGTTTGTCCATATTATGCTACCGGTGTTGTCAGTGAGGGAGAGCTGTGGACCAATGCTGAACACAGACAACTTCGTGGCCATTACGGTGGAGCCTGAACCCAGGTTCTTGGCATACCACACCACCTTCTCCTGTGCAGGGTCGGGCGCCTGGGTGAGGTTGAAGTTGAACCAGACAGCAAGGAGGAACTGGCTGGGGTCAGAGTCGAGGGCCCGGAAGCCGAAGGCAAATCCCCCCGACGGGGAGGTGATGTAGCCAGGGGGGCTGAGTGTCGATCCGGTTGTGAGCCTCTGCGCTGCAAGCAGATGAGGCTGGTGGAGCAAGAGCACGAGGAACGAAGCAaggtggagaacaaaagatagTGATGCGCTTAATGGCTTCATTTGTGATTAGCTTCTTGCTGATCTGGCTTTATTTCTGATTAGCTTCTTGCATGATCAGCATGCCATTGTGGTGTATATAAACATGATATGATCCAGGCATCCAGCAAGTCTTGGGCGCCTCGTATGGCATGCTTTCCTTGGGTGGTTGGCGAATGTCAAATTGTCAAAAGGCCAGGAGGAATTCCGCTGGACCTTCCATCAAAATGGTAAGTTCTCAGTCAACTCAGTGTATCTGACAGCTGCCGTGAAGTTTAGGGCACCGATTAGCTTAATACAAGGCATCGACCGACCGCGCAATTTGCTGACCAAAAGGAAGCTGAACATTTCTTTCTAATTTGCTGACTGAAAGGAAGCTGAACATTTCTTCCCACGTTTTAGTTTGCCCAGTACGTAAGCTTGCAGGTGGATCACTTTATTGCTGTAGAAGGTAATATCAGGTATCAACAGCTCATTTCCCATGTTAAATTTACCTCACTCTCGTTACAGCTTTGGATGACTCTGTGTGTACGGACTACGGAGTAGTGTCTTCTAACGTCTGATGTAAAGAAAGTGTATCAACTGATCGTGGAGGGACTAGCAAATTTGGCAATGTTTCCCAGCAGCGTTCTGTCAATGGTCTTTGTGTGCAGTGCAGATTGTTGAGGAAGTCGAGCAATATTTATTTCTTAGCGAGTAGCTAgccctcttttgctcttgtttcctgGTGTTTTGGTGTCCTCGCTCTGGTCGTTGGCTCCCTGATGAGGATGCAATTTGTGTACTCTTGAAGAAGAAAGGTGTATGAACTATGAACCCTTGTATCTGGTTGTGGTTGTGCACCGTGCCGTCCTCGATACGGTAGTAGAAATGCGTTGGCGAGTCAAGGAAAAAGAGCCGCTCCCCCAGTACGCGTTGTACGAGTCTCTAAGAGTCCAGGCTGCCAGTGGCAAGTTTCAGGAGGTGGTTTGTGTGCACGTTCAGGCCGAAGCGGCCACGAGACGAGTCCGTACCCAAGTGCCCCCATGGACTGCCCCGGGATGGGAGGCGCGTATTGGTCGGATGCCCAAAGCTCTTCCACACGACGATTGCATGTGTCCTGGAGCACGAGGTCAATGCCGTATTGCATTCTAGGGTGCCAGTGCTGTCAGCGCGGGAGAGCTGACCACCATGACGGCCGGGTCCAAGACTGGGTCTTTCGCGCATCACAGCACACACACCACCTTGTAAAATGGACCGAGCCCACGCCATCGCACAAAAGTCGTACAATTCGCCATCTAAGTCTAGATCATTACCGTTCAGGTGGGTGACTGCAATTAGCAACAAACGAAGTCCAGGGAAAAAGGATCGTCATCTAAGTATAGATAGATCGTTACAATTATGCATCACCTGATGTGGCATCTATTTGTCACGCGTGTGATGATGTCAGCAATGTGGGTGCTAGCTAGAGGCCAGCGCGGCTCCTTGCCGAGCGCGTCCCTGTCTGCCTCGGCCAGGGCTCGCTCCACCAAATCCAGCAGGAAATAGGGTTCAAAAAAGCCAAATGATtgggaaagagcatttattgtcaacctAACCCTGTCATTCAAACACCTCTTtgattagagttagttcagggttggtttagggttagaatctaactctaacctctaactaagttagagtatccaaacaggacctTTGACGGACATCGCTCACATGCATAAACCGGCGAAGAAGAACGAGTTTACACTCATAGGTTGTACTCGCAGACTCATCATCATAAATTAGATAGCTTCTAGGTTGTACGGGTAGACTCATCGGCATCAAGGATTGTGGACGTCACATACGAGCTTGGTGTAATATATCAGTTGTCCTCTAATATCCAAATTAAGTTACATATCACATAAATAAAATATGGCATTTTTTTAAAAGACTACATTGGCAAAACATATCTGGATTGGTGCTTGATAGTAGCTCAATATATAGACCCAACAAATGTGTTATTGATTCACACTTTCAGTATGCAAATGGCTTGCATCAACTTTACATGCCTAAAGTTAGTTCAACATGCAGCAGGTATAGGTAGAGGCGTCATACGTAtaggccctgttcaagaattcatccgattaaccagttaacttgccgattaatccctacttgtAGGGTCgtcgagtagccgataaaccaatAAATCGTCGGATTAAGTGATTAAATggtcgattaacttgccgattagcctattaatcccctactcgctagccaaccgagcagctaccaattaacgatttcctcaacaatgcataTATGATGGACCTGTACCAAAGAGTTCGCACCATATGAATGATCGATCTCAATTGCATAACTTTTTGAGAAACATCGATTACAACTGGAGCATTTTTTTTTTAGAAATCTCACATTGATTTATTGATTAACGCTCAAGGGTACAAGCTGATCCAGGGGAGAGCCCAGCCACACATGGCGCCCTATATCTAAGTTACAGCAATTTTATCTGTTGCAGAGCTAGAGAGGTATGGAAGGAACTCGGCCTAGGCGTGAATGTGGCCGCAATTGCTGAGCAGCATAGGTCCGGCTCATTGATACTTGATGAGATAATATGCTCCAATTTACCTGATGGTGTCTCGTTCCAGGGAGAAAATGCAGTGGAATTGGCTATGGTTGCGTGTTGGTATATCTGGTGGGAACGACGTCAAGTGTCCCATGATAAAGAGATTGGTACGCCAGCCCGATCGTCTCTACAGATTAGGGGTATCGTTGCTAACTGGGTAGCAGAAAAGACGACAAACTAGATGGTCTAGAGGCTGTATAAAGCTTAATGTTGATGCTTCATATCATGTTGACTCAGGTGCAGGGGCAAGTGGTGCTATTTTACGAGATTCGAAGGGAGGTTTTGTTGCAGCGGCCATGGAATATAAACCGAATGCAATGGACGCTCCAACGATGGAGGCGTTTGCGATATTATTGGGACTACGACTTGCTGAGGAGATGGGCATTTTTTCTTTGTCCATTGAGAGTGATTCTATGGAGATTGTTCAAGCTATCCAGAATCCGGATGACTACCGGGCGTCAGGTGCGGTAATTACTGACGATTGTCAAAGGTTGATGAGTTCTTTCGGCAAGGTGACAAtaaattattgtgtgcatgatgtaAACGAGTGCGCTCATACTATTGCTCGTTTTAGTTTCTTGGGTCAGGAGTCAAGGGTGTGGCTTGATAAACCTCCTGATTTCCCGATTCCACTTATTGTAAAGGATATGATTATGAATTAAATAAAGTCGCCGAAGTTCAAAAAAAAAAGTTACAGCAAATTTTGCGAGATTGTGCACTTCGTGATTGAAGCTCCTAAGCTCATGAATAAAAGTACAAGACTGAAACTGTTTCCCCTATCAACAATTTCCACAATGATGGCACCGTTTCTTCCTCCAGCACGATGATGGATGTCATTGACAACTCCGAGACA
It contains:
- the LOC119337845 gene encoding G-type lectin S-receptor-like serine/threonine-protein kinase LECRK2 translates to MKPLSASLSFVLHLASFLVLLLHQPHLLAAQRLTTGSTLSPPGYITSPSGGFAFGFRALDSDPSQFLLAVWFNFNLTQAPDPAQEKVVWYAKNLGSGSTVMATKLSVFSIGPQLSLTDNTGSIIWTNPYPSLQAGSILVLQDSGNLQLLATGGMPITWESFQHPTDTLLPGQSLGSGKALLSRRSDMVFFPGRYSLQVQGDGNIVLYLTNLATGNLDSHNAYWSTNTYLPGNQVGNMTIFFDSSGHLYYQSNDSTVVDLIPPHPKSRFGYHQHASLDPDGIFRMYTRPKNAMARSNLSWAVTGQFPTEGCKIKTSLQGLCGPNSYCVYGPNDRLDCECPSSYSYVDSQLTYMGCTQGFMPQSCDGKNRSAEFGVVKLPNTTWGNSPYEGYSHTTEDQCADSCLKDCLCAAAMYDGSYCAKMVSLAGFGRQGGDIVMKALIKVRTSSPSVPAPPRRILPYVLLGCSAFLLLSTISSLMLHWYLRKKNANHDFVRAYTAKELYKATNGFCKLLGRGGFGEVYHGKFKSLHSPDIAVKKLISSNDYSEREFTNEVQSIGQIHHRNLVRMVGYCKEQEQRMLVFEFMPGGSLRSFLFQPQRPMWSWRAEAALGIAKGLEYLHEGCNYPIIHCDIKPDNILLDDKKNPKITDFGIAKLLSDQQMHTTVTNIRGTRGYIAPEWFQSDRRIDTKVDVYSFGVVLLEMICCRKCQEPVTGLDGDDSVTLFWWAGQLVCHGKIEVLLHNDDNNIEDLVKVERFMRVALWCIEQNPSLRPTMHQVVQMLEGVVEVDTLPALTSSNRSSPLTSSVDGSTLLPGGANLEIE